From the genome of Eucalyptus grandis isolate ANBG69807.140 chromosome 2, ASM1654582v1, whole genome shotgun sequence, one region includes:
- the LOC104432518 gene encoding barwin, translated as MGRFSLCLALLLCLAISTANAQSASNVRATYHYYNPAQNGWDLNAVSAYCSTWDASKPLAWRQKYGWTAFCGPVGPQGQESCGKCLRITNTRTNTQITARIVDQCSNGGLDLDYDTIFRPLDTDGNGYNQGNLNVNYEFVNCGD; from the exons ATGGGGAGATTTAGCCTTTGTTTGGCGTTGTTGCTTTGCCTTGCCATCTCCACAGCCAATGCTCAGAGCGCTAGCAACGTCAGGGCGACGTACCATTACTACAACCCTGCGCAGAACGGGTGGGACTTGAATGCCGTGAGCGCATACTGCTCGACCTGGGACGCAAGCAAGCCATTGGCCTGGCGGCAAAAGTACGGGTGGACGGCCTTCTGTGGACCCGTCGGACCTCAAGGGCAAGAGTCTTGTGGCAAATGCTTGAGg ATCACAAACACCAGGACCAACACGCAAATTACCGCAAGGATTGTCGACCAGTGCAGCAATGGAGGGCTCGATCTAGACTACGACACCATTTTCCGTCCGTTGGACACAGACGGAAATGGTTATAACCAAGGAAACCTCAATGTGAACTATGAGTTCGTCAATTGTGGTGACTAA